In Amycolatopsis sp. EV170708-02-1, the following are encoded in one genomic region:
- a CDS encoding metal ABC transporter substrate-binding protein, with translation MANLRKTVCALAASALVLSACGGPAGGTDDKRPVVLTTFTVLADIASNVAGDKLKVESITKPGAEIHGYEPTPDDIKKAAKADLILDNGLNLEAWFARFVKESDAPHKVVSEGVQPIAIGEDAYQGKPNPHAWMSPKNVGIYVDNMVKAFSELSSGDAAVFKANGDAYKAKLQQVQDEMTNALSTLPKNERALVTCEGAFSYLARDTGLTERYIWAVNAEQQATPQQITRAIGFVKENKVPAVFCESTVSDAPMQQVVSATGAAFGGVLFVDSLSGPEGPVPTYLDLIRHDSKTIVAALTGAKP, from the coding sequence ATGGCGAATCTGCGCAAGACCGTGTGTGCGCTGGCGGCGTCCGCACTCGTCCTTTCCGCGTGCGGCGGGCCCGCCGGCGGCACGGACGACAAGCGGCCCGTGGTCCTGACGACGTTCACGGTCCTGGCGGACATCGCCTCGAACGTCGCGGGCGACAAGCTGAAGGTCGAGTCGATCACCAAGCCCGGCGCGGAGATCCACGGCTACGAGCCCACGCCGGACGACATCAAGAAGGCCGCGAAGGCGGACTTGATCCTCGACAACGGGCTGAACCTGGAGGCGTGGTTCGCCCGGTTCGTCAAGGAAAGCGACGCGCCGCACAAGGTGGTCAGCGAAGGCGTCCAGCCCATCGCCATCGGTGAAGACGCCTATCAGGGCAAGCCGAACCCGCACGCGTGGATGTCCCCGAAGAATGTGGGGATCTACGTGGACAACATGGTGAAGGCGTTCAGCGAGCTCTCCTCCGGCGACGCCGCCGTGTTCAAGGCCAACGGCGACGCGTACAAGGCGAAGCTGCAGCAGGTGCAGGACGAGATGACGAACGCGCTGAGCACCCTGCCGAAGAACGAGCGTGCCTTGGTCACCTGCGAAGGCGCCTTCTCCTACCTCGCGCGCGACACCGGCCTCACCGAGCGGTACATCTGGGCGGTCAACGCCGAACAGCAGGCGACCCCGCAGCAGATCACCCGCGCCATCGGATTCGTCAAGGAGAACAAGGTCCCCGCGGTGTTCTGCGAGTCGACCGTCTCCGACGCCCCGATGCAGCAGGTCGTCTCGGCGACCGGGGCCGCGTTCGGCGGCGTGCTCTTCGTCGATTCCCTGTCCGGGCCCGAAGGTCCGGTGCCGACGTACCTCGACCTCATCCGCCACGACTCGAAGACGATCGTCGCCGCGCTCACCGGGGCGAAGCCGTGA
- a CDS encoding ABC transporter ATP-binding protein, whose product MSTEDALLTGHDLVLAHQERAVVDGVSLSLRAGTVTALVGPNGSGKSTLLRSLARLHKPREGGVRLGERPVWGGNALSGKEFARQVTLLTQHRPTPSGVSVRDVVSYGRYPYRSGWRGVDIDGAAAIRRAMELTGVTAMAERGVDELSGGELQRVWLASCLAQQTSVLLLDEPTNHLDLRYQVEILDVVRDLANEGVAVGVVLHDLDHAAIIADEVVLLSEGTIVATGDIGQVLTSEHLSQAYGVTVHVANDPVTGAIHCRPLGRHSPRPA is encoded by the coding sequence ATGTCTACGGAAGACGCGCTGCTCACCGGCCATGACCTGGTGCTCGCGCACCAAGAGCGGGCCGTGGTGGACGGGGTGTCCCTGTCCTTGCGCGCCGGAACGGTGACCGCGCTGGTCGGGCCGAACGGTTCCGGCAAGTCGACGCTCCTGCGTTCGCTGGCGCGGCTCCACAAGCCCCGGGAGGGCGGCGTCCGGCTCGGTGAACGCCCCGTCTGGGGCGGCAACGCGTTGTCCGGCAAGGAATTCGCCCGCCAGGTCACGCTGCTGACCCAGCACCGGCCCACACCGAGCGGGGTCTCCGTGCGCGACGTCGTCTCCTACGGCCGGTATCCGTACCGCTCCGGCTGGCGCGGGGTCGACATCGACGGCGCCGCCGCGATCCGCCGCGCGATGGAGCTCACCGGCGTGACGGCGATGGCCGAACGCGGTGTCGACGAGCTCTCCGGCGGCGAGCTCCAGCGTGTCTGGCTCGCTTCGTGTCTCGCGCAGCAGACCTCGGTGCTGCTGCTCGACGAGCCCACCAACCATCTCGACCTGCGCTACCAGGTCGAGATCCTCGACGTCGTCCGCGATCTGGCCAACGAAGGCGTCGCGGTCGGCGTGGTGCTGCACGACCTCGACCACGCGGCGATCATCGCCGACGAGGTCGTGCTGCTGAGCGAGGGAACCATCGTGGCCACGGGTGACATCGGGCAGGTGCTCACCTCCGAACACCTTTCCCAGGCCTACGGCGTCACCGTCCACGTCGCGAACGACCCGGTGACGGGCGCGATCCACTGCAGGCCACTCGGGCGTCATTCGCCCAGGCCCGCCTGA
- the htpG gene encoding molecular chaperone HtpG produces MTTSAETLEFQSEARQLLQLMIHSIYSNKDTFLRELVSNASDALDKLRLEAFRDKELQADTDDLHIEIATDPENRTLTVRDNGIGMSRDDVVALIGTIAKSGTAEFLKKLKETKDSAASQDLIGQFGIGFYASFMVADKVTLLTRRAGSDEGVRWESEGEGTYTIETVPDLPQGTSVVLHLKPEDAEDQLFDYTSATKIKQIVKKYSDFITWPIRMTEGEEVVTVNSMKALWARPSSDVTEDEYNEFYKHVAHDWNDPLETIRLQAEGTFEYQALLFLPGHAPLDLFMRERKRGVQLYVKRVFIMDDCEALMPEYLRFVKGVVDAQDLSLNVSREILQQDRQIQLIRRRLVKKVLSTVKTLMADENRYKYDTFWKEFGRAVKEGLLDDHENRTAILDICSFASTNDPEKLTSLREYIERMKDGQEHIYYLTGESRQSIENSPHLEAFQAKGYEVLVLTDPIDEMWVDAVAGYEEKQFQSVAKGEVELDSDTTDEQKEEFSGLLTWLTTTLGEQVKEVRLSSRLTTSPACIVGDTNDVTPTLEKMYRAMGQELPQIKRILELNPGHPLVSGLRDAFASKGENDGLAETAELLYGMALLAEGGELADPARFTKLLATHLQKAL; encoded by the coding sequence GTGACAACCTCTGCCGAAACACTCGAGTTCCAGTCGGAGGCACGTCAGCTGCTTCAGCTGATGATCCACTCGATCTACTCGAACAAGGACACCTTCCTGCGGGAACTGGTGTCCAACGCCTCCGACGCACTGGACAAACTCCGCCTTGAGGCCTTCCGTGACAAGGAACTCCAGGCGGACACCGACGATCTCCACATCGAGATCGCGACCGACCCCGAAAACCGCACCCTCACCGTGCGGGACAACGGAATCGGGATGAGCCGGGACGACGTCGTGGCGCTGATCGGCACGATCGCGAAATCCGGCACCGCCGAATTCCTGAAGAAACTGAAGGAGACCAAGGATTCCGCGGCTTCGCAGGATCTGATCGGCCAATTCGGCATCGGCTTCTACGCCAGCTTCATGGTGGCCGACAAGGTCACGCTGCTGACCCGCCGCGCCGGATCGGACGAGGGCGTCCGCTGGGAGTCCGAGGGCGAAGGCACGTACACCATCGAGACGGTCCCGGACCTGCCGCAGGGCACGTCGGTCGTCCTGCACCTCAAGCCCGAGGACGCCGAAGACCAGCTCTTCGACTACACCTCGGCCACGAAGATCAAGCAGATCGTCAAGAAGTACTCGGACTTCATCACCTGGCCCATCCGGATGACCGAAGGCGAAGAGGTCGTCACGGTCAACTCGATGAAGGCGCTGTGGGCCCGCCCGTCGTCCGACGTCACCGAAGACGAGTACAACGAGTTCTACAAGCACGTCGCGCACGACTGGAACGACCCGCTGGAGACGATCCGGCTCCAGGCCGAGGGCACCTTCGAGTACCAGGCGCTGCTGTTCCTGCCGGGGCACGCGCCGCTCGACCTGTTCATGCGGGAGCGCAAACGCGGTGTCCAGCTGTACGTGAAGCGCGTCTTCATCATGGACGACTGCGAAGCGCTGATGCCGGAGTACCTGCGCTTCGTGAAGGGCGTCGTCGACGCGCAGGACCTCTCGCTCAACGTCTCGCGCGAGATCCTGCAGCAGGACCGGCAGATCCAGCTGATCCGCCGCCGGCTGGTCAAGAAGGTGCTGTCGACGGTCAAGACCCTGATGGCCGACGAGAACCGCTACAAGTACGACACGTTCTGGAAGGAGTTCGGCCGCGCCGTCAAGGAAGGCCTGCTGGACGACCACGAGAACCGCACCGCGATCCTCGACATCTGCTCATTCGCCTCGACGAACGACCCGGAGAAGCTCACGTCGCTGCGTGAGTACATCGAGCGGATGAAGGACGGCCAGGAGCACATCTACTACCTGACCGGTGAATCGCGGCAGAGCATCGAGAACTCCCCGCATCTGGAAGCCTTCCAGGCCAAGGGGTACGAGGTGCTCGTGCTCACCGACCCGATCGACGAGATGTGGGTCGACGCCGTCGCCGGCTACGAGGAGAAGCAGTTCCAGTCGGTCGCGAAGGGCGAGGTCGAACTCGACTCCGACACCACCGACGAGCAGAAGGAAGAGTTCTCCGGGCTGCTGACCTGGCTGACGACGACGCTCGGGGAGCAGGTCAAGGAGGTCCGGCTTTCGTCGCGGCTGACGACGTCGCCCGCCTGCATCGTCGGCGACACGAACGACGTCACCCCGACGCTGGAGAAGATGTACCGCGCGATGGGCCAGGAACTGCCGCAGATCAAGCGGATCCTGGAGCTGAACCCGGGGCACCCGCTGGTGTCCGGGCTGCGGGACGCCTTCGCCTCGAAGGGGGAGAACGACGGGCTCGCGGAGACCGCGGAACTGTTGTACGGCATGGCTTTGCTCGCCGAAGGCGGCGAACTGGCCGACCCCGCGCGCTTCACCAAGCTGCTGGCGACGCACCTCCAGAAGGCCCTCTAG
- a CDS encoding metal ABC transporter ATP-binding protein, producing MTAAIRVEGVTVHYGDVLALDGVDVTLAHGHVCGLVGMNGSGKSTLFKTIMGMVRPDTGTVSIDGGSPARARKTGVIGYVPQSEDVDWSFPLSVRDVVMTGRYGRLGFTRRPRRADHEAVDHALERVELTELAGRQIGQLSGGQRKRAFVARGIAQGARVLLLDEPFAGVDKRSEATITRLLKELAADGAAVLISTHDLHALPGLADEAILLMRKVLAHGSPGEVLRPENLALAFGLDVLQREEEPA from the coding sequence GTGACGGCGGCGATCCGCGTCGAAGGCGTCACCGTCCACTACGGCGACGTCCTCGCGCTCGACGGTGTCGACGTCACGCTCGCGCACGGTCACGTCTGTGGACTGGTCGGGATGAACGGCTCCGGCAAGTCGACGCTGTTCAAGACGATCATGGGCATGGTCCGGCCGGACACCGGCACGGTGTCGATCGACGGCGGCTCCCCCGCCCGCGCCCGCAAGACCGGCGTGATCGGTTATGTGCCGCAGAGCGAGGACGTCGACTGGTCGTTCCCGCTGTCCGTGCGGGACGTCGTGATGACCGGCCGCTACGGGCGGCTCGGCTTCACCCGCCGCCCGCGCCGCGCCGACCACGAAGCCGTCGACCACGCGCTGGAGCGGGTCGAGCTGACCGAACTCGCCGGACGGCAGATCGGCCAGCTGTCCGGCGGGCAGCGCAAACGCGCGTTCGTCGCGCGCGGGATCGCCCAGGGCGCCCGTGTGCTGCTGCTGGACGAGCCGTTCGCCGGAGTGGACAAGCGCTCCGAGGCCACGATCACCCGGCTGCTCAAGGAACTCGCGGCCGACGGCGCCGCGGTGCTGATCTCCACACACGACCTGCACGCGCTGCCCGGCCTGGCCGACGAGGCGATCCTGCTGATGCGCAAGGTGCTCGCGCACGGCTCCCCCGGCGAGGTGCTCCGGCCCGAGAATCTCGCGCTGGCCTTCGGACTCGACGTCCTGCAACGGGAAGAAGAACCCGCGTGA
- a CDS encoding metal ABC transporter permease, with amino-acid sequence MSLYDLFLEPLSYDFMVRALASTVVASAVCAVLSCWLVLIGWSLMGDAVSHAVLPGVVLAYVLGAPFALGAVVFGFLAVALIGVVRDTSRVKEDAAIGIVFTTLFALGLVLISVTPSQTDLNHIIFGNLLGVDTSDLIQIGVLGAITLTVLVLKRRDFTLYAFDPTHAHAIGLNPRVLGAALLGLLALTAVVALQVVGVILVVAMLIIPGATAYLLTDRFGRMLVIAPSFSVLAAVAGLYLSYHLDTASGGMIVLVQGAGFTLVYLFGPRHGIVGKRLAKRRRELARG; translated from the coding sequence GTGAGCCTCTACGACCTGTTCCTGGAACCGCTGAGCTACGACTTCATGGTGCGGGCGCTGGCGTCCACGGTCGTCGCTTCCGCGGTCTGCGCGGTGCTCTCCTGCTGGCTGGTGCTGATCGGCTGGTCGCTGATGGGCGACGCGGTCTCGCACGCCGTGCTGCCCGGTGTCGTGCTCGCGTACGTCCTCGGCGCGCCCTTCGCGCTGGGCGCCGTGGTCTTCGGCTTCCTCGCCGTGGCGCTGATCGGCGTCGTCCGGGACACCAGCCGGGTCAAGGAGGACGCCGCGATCGGCATCGTGTTCACCACGTTGTTCGCGCTCGGGCTGGTGCTGATCTCGGTGACACCGAGCCAGACCGACCTGAACCACATCATCTTCGGCAACCTCCTCGGCGTCGACACCTCGGATCTGATCCAGATCGGCGTCCTCGGCGCGATCACGCTCACCGTGCTGGTGCTCAAACGCCGCGATTTCACCTTGTACGCCTTCGATCCCACGCACGCGCACGCGATCGGGCTCAACCCGCGGGTGCTCGGCGCCGCGCTGCTCGGCCTGCTCGCGCTGACCGCGGTGGTGGCGCTGCAGGTGGTCGGCGTGATCCTGGTGGTGGCGATGCTGATCATCCCCGGCGCGACGGCGTACCTGCTGACCGACCGGTTCGGCCGCATGCTGGTGATCGCGCCGTCGTTCTCGGTGCTCGCGGCGGTGGCCGGGCTGTACCTGAGCTACCACCTCGACACCGCGTCCGGCGGGATGATCGTGCTGGTGCAGGGCGCCGGGTTCACCCTGGTGTACCTGTTCGGGCCGCGCCACGGGATCGTCGGGAAGCGCCTGGCCAAGCGGCGGCGAGAGCTCGCGAGGGGCTGA
- a CDS encoding M1 family aminopeptidase: MSDHPSAKAPTTTEVTTSGAAMSVANGRLAATTTAGGRTTRVFDEPRPISTQLLQVGVGPLTVTHRRGPGGIDLRYALPTDKSAAILPRLDETYRTAIEFLGQRLGPFPGRVAGAYATPTGGATETQGLTWLNSDQLTPENFDQSGADAVIAHELAHEWFGNSVSPARWGDLWLSEGHAVFYEWLWGEAHHGNALDASARSSYRSHRSWLTENGPIAAPDPASFGFDDNRPFASGAYQGGALTLYALRQQVGPETFQRIERAWVAENHDKVAGTGQFIATASRVAGQDLGPFLRSWLYASGTLPRMPGHPEWEVGPAS; this comes from the coding sequence GTGAGCGATCATCCGTCGGCGAAGGCGCCCACCACCACCGAGGTCACCACGTCCGGCGCGGCGATGTCCGTCGCGAATGGACGCTTGGCCGCCACCACCACGGCCGGCGGCCGCACCACCCGCGTCTTCGACGAACCGCGGCCGATCTCCACCCAGCTGCTTCAGGTCGGCGTCGGCCCGCTCACCGTCACCCATCGGCGGGGGCCGGGCGGAATCGACCTGCGGTACGCGCTGCCCACGGACAAGTCCGCGGCGATCCTGCCCCGGCTCGACGAGACGTATCGGACGGCCATCGAGTTCCTCGGGCAGCGGCTCGGCCCGTTCCCGGGCCGGGTCGCGGGTGCCTACGCGACCCCGACCGGCGGGGCCACGGAGACTCAAGGGCTCACCTGGCTGAACTCGGATCAGCTCACGCCCGAGAACTTCGACCAGAGCGGCGCGGACGCCGTCATCGCGCACGAACTCGCCCACGAATGGTTCGGGAATTCCGTGTCCCCGGCGCGGTGGGGCGATCTGTGGTTGAGCGAGGGGCACGCGGTCTTCTACGAATGGCTGTGGGGCGAAGCGCATCATGGGAACGCGCTGGACGCCTCGGCGCGGAGCTCGTATCGCTCCCATCGTTCCTGGCTCACCGAGAACGGTCCGATCGCCGCTCCGGATCCGGCGAGTTTCGGGTTCGACGACAACCGGCCGTTCGCATCCGGGGCCTATCAAGGCGGAGCACTGACGCTGTACGCGCTGCGGCAACAGGTGGGCCCCGAGACCTTCCAGCGGATCGAGCGGGCCTGGGTCGCCGAGAACCACGACAAGGTCGCCGGTACCGGGCAGTTCATCGCGACCGCGTCCAGGGTGGCGGGCCAGGACCTCGGCCCGTTCCTGCGGAGCTGGCTGTACGCCTCCGGAACCCTGCCGCGGATGCCGGGCCACCCGGAGTGGGAGGTGGGCCCGGCATCCTGA
- a CDS encoding iron ABC transporter permease codes for MTTKVRGTSPRRGLVETVRSPQTIRTAVVSAGLVVLIAVLAGIHLTQGTSTSGPLDVVKALFGQGDAQTLAVLEGARVPRLLAALLLGVALGVAGAGMQSVARNPLASPDTLAVNAGAHFAVVAISAFGLSLPLVPVGGAAFAGGLAAAVVVLGLAGGGAASPRLVLVGSAMLLALQSVTVLLLLLFEEETSGLFAWGSGSLTVADLRATGQMTPIVVLAVVALIAMGGKLDILALGDDNATVLGLRVRRTRVTAIVLTVALTAAAVTVAGPVGFVGLSAPVITRLLLPIAKHRALLPVSGLIGVVTVLGADVVLRAIMGSADAVRVPTGVVTTIVGAVVMVWLARRGRGSGSRRPAPAGRVGVAGSTRRLVVISVVLVALLAVVPVVGLMLGDRMVLLGDLANWVTGDTGTALTFVLDQRLPRVLAAVLAGAALAVSGCGIQSVSRNPLAEPGLLGITAGAGLGAITLITIVPAVGAWSIAGAAGAGATVVFLLVYGLAWRSGLDSDRLVIIGIAVWSAGMALITLLIVVSDPWNSAKALTWLSGSTYGRTLEQVVPVALALLALTPLLWFKHRELDLHALDEDTPRVLGMRIERSRLVVLAASGILAATAVSAIGVVVFVGLVAPHLARSLVGGRHGRVVPVAAALGALLVSVADTLGRTVIAPAQIPAGLVIAMVGTPYFVLVLWKTRP; via the coding sequence ATGACGACGAAGGTCCGAGGTACTTCTCCCCGCCGAGGACTCGTCGAAACGGTCCGGTCGCCGCAGACGATCCGCACCGCGGTGGTGTCGGCGGGACTGGTGGTGCTCATCGCCGTCCTCGCCGGCATCCACCTGACGCAGGGCACTTCGACGTCCGGCCCGCTGGACGTGGTGAAGGCGCTCTTCGGCCAGGGCGACGCGCAAACCCTCGCGGTGCTGGAGGGTGCGCGCGTCCCCCGGCTGCTCGCCGCGTTGCTGCTCGGGGTCGCGCTCGGCGTCGCGGGCGCGGGAATGCAGTCCGTGGCACGGAATCCGCTCGCCTCACCCGACACCCTCGCGGTCAACGCGGGCGCGCATTTCGCCGTGGTCGCCATCTCCGCGTTCGGTCTCTCGCTCCCGCTCGTGCCGGTGGGCGGGGCGGCGTTCGCGGGCGGGCTCGCCGCGGCCGTCGTCGTGCTCGGTCTCGCGGGCGGAGGCGCCGCGAGCCCGCGGCTGGTGCTCGTCGGCTCGGCGATGCTGCTGGCGCTGCAGTCGGTGACCGTCCTGCTGTTGCTCCTTTTCGAGGAGGAGACGTCCGGGCTGTTCGCCTGGGGCAGCGGTTCGCTGACGGTGGCCGACCTGCGCGCGACCGGCCAGATGACGCCGATCGTGGTGCTCGCCGTGGTGGCGCTCATCGCGATGGGCGGCAAACTCGACATCCTCGCCCTCGGCGACGACAACGCGACCGTGCTCGGCCTGCGCGTCCGCCGGACACGGGTCACCGCGATCGTGCTGACCGTCGCGCTGACCGCGGCGGCGGTGACCGTCGCCGGACCGGTCGGGTTCGTCGGGCTGAGCGCCCCGGTGATCACACGCCTGCTGCTGCCGATCGCCAAACATCGCGCCCTGCTGCCGGTTTCCGGGCTGATCGGTGTCGTCACGGTACTCGGCGCCGACGTCGTCCTGCGGGCGATCATGGGTTCGGCCGACGCCGTGCGGGTGCCGACCGGTGTGGTGACCACGATCGTCGGCGCCGTCGTGATGGTGTGGCTGGCACGGCGCGGCAGGGGAAGCGGCTCGCGTCGTCCCGCTCCCGCCGGGCGGGTCGGGGTCGCCGGATCGACCCGGCGGCTCGTGGTCATTTCCGTCGTACTGGTGGCGCTGCTCGCCGTCGTCCCGGTGGTGGGCCTGATGCTGGGCGACCGCATGGTGCTGCTCGGCGACCTCGCGAACTGGGTCACCGGCGATACCGGGACCGCGCTCACCTTCGTGCTGGACCAACGGCTTCCGCGGGTGCTGGCCGCAGTGCTCGCCGGTGCCGCGCTGGCCGTGTCCGGCTGCGGGATCCAGTCGGTCAGCCGCAACCCGCTCGCCGAACCCGGGCTGCTCGGCATCACCGCGGGCGCCGGGCTCGGCGCGATCACGCTGATCACCATCGTCCCCGCGGTCGGCGCCTGGTCGATCGCCGGTGCCGCCGGTGCCGGTGCGACCGTGGTGTTCCTGCTGGTCTACGGGCTGGCGTGGCGGTCGGGGCTGGATTCGGACCGGCTGGTGATCATCGGTATCGCGGTCTGGTCGGCCGGGATGGCGCTGATCACGCTGCTGATCGTGGTCTCCGACCCGTGGAACTCGGCCAAGGCGCTGACCTGGCTTTCCGGGTCGACCTACGGCCGCACGCTGGAACAGGTCGTGCCGGTGGCGCTCGCGCTCCTCGCGCTGACGCCGTTGCTGTGGTTCAAACACCGCGAACTCGACCTGCACGCCCTCGACGAGGACACCCCGCGCGTGCTCGGGATGCGCATCGAACGGTCGCGGCTGGTGGTGCTGGCGGCATCCGGGATCCTGGCGGCCACCGCGGTGTCCGCCATCGGCGTGGTCGTCTTCGTCGGTCTGGTCGCTCCGCATCTGGCTCGTTCGCTGGTCGGTGGACGGCACGGCCGGGTCGTCCCGGTGGCCGCGGCGCTCGGTGCGCTGCTGGTGAGCGTCGCGGACACCCTGGGGCGGACGGTCATCGCGCCCGCCCAGATCCCGGCGGGTCTGGTCATCGCGATGGTCGGGACGCCGTACTTCGTGCTGGTGCTCTGGAAGACCCGGCCGTAG
- a CDS encoding iron-siderophore ABC transporter substrate-binding protein — MRLLTPAALVAATALLLSACGTTENTAAAPSESAAASGPVTVTDARGKAVTLKAPAKRVVALEWGEAEMVASLGVMPVGAADVAGYNVWDKAAPLTAEVKDVGKRNEPSVDAIVGLNPDVVIIADERDSTLVPQIEKYVPVVVTKSSDASRNFDRLREDFKLVAKTVGKESEADKVLSEMDAKLAEGKKAVEAKGAAGTPFLMADGYLEGSTVSIRPFGKGSLVSDTAEAVGLKNAWTGKVDPQWGLGQTDVEGLTAITDPKTVLFYSASEEDVFTTGLAQNAVYQRLPFVVSKKIHKLDAGTWTFGGPKSIIMTADQIVKAVTA; from the coding sequence ATGCGTTTGCTGACCCCTGCCGCCCTCGTCGCGGCGACGGCCCTGCTGTTGTCCGCCTGCGGTACCACGGAGAACACCGCGGCCGCGCCGAGCGAATCCGCCGCCGCGAGCGGGCCGGTCACGGTGACCGACGCGCGCGGCAAGGCCGTCACCCTCAAAGCCCCGGCGAAGCGTGTCGTCGCGCTGGAGTGGGGCGAGGCCGAGATGGTCGCTTCGCTCGGCGTCATGCCGGTCGGCGCCGCGGACGTCGCGGGCTACAACGTCTGGGACAAGGCGGCCCCGCTGACCGCCGAGGTCAAGGACGTCGGCAAGCGCAACGAGCCCAGCGTCGACGCGATCGTCGGGCTGAACCCCGACGTCGTCATCATCGCCGACGAGCGCGACTCGACCCTGGTCCCGCAGATCGAGAAGTACGTGCCGGTCGTGGTGACCAAGTCCAGCGACGCGAGCCGGAACTTCGACCGCCTGCGCGAAGACTTCAAGCTGGTCGCCAAAACCGTCGGCAAGGAGTCCGAAGCGGACAAGGTACTGTCCGAAATGGACGCCAAACTCGCCGAGGGCAAGAAGGCCGTCGAGGCCAAGGGCGCCGCGGGCACCCCGTTCCTGATGGCCGACGGCTACCTCGAAGGCAGCACCGTCAGTATCCGGCCGTTCGGCAAGGGTTCGCTGGTCTCCGACACCGCCGAGGCCGTCGGCCTGAAGAACGCCTGGACCGGCAAGGTCGACCCGCAGTGGGGTCTCGGCCAGACCGACGTCGAGGGCCTGACCGCGATCACCGACCCGAAGACCGTGCTGTTCTACAGCGCGTCCGAGGAGGACGTCTTCACCACCGGGCTCGCGCAGAACGCCGTCTACCAGCGGCTGCCGTTCGTGGTGTCGAAGAAGATCCACAAGCTCGACGCGGGCACGTGGACCTTCGGCGGACCGAAGTCGATCATCATGACCGCCGACCAGATCGTGAAGGCCGTCACCGCCTGA